CCGTCACTGTGAAGACGCGAACGATGGCAGTGCCCAGTGCCGGCGGGCGATGGTCCTGTCGTCCGAACAAGTGGTCCGCCGCCGCACGGCCTTGACGATTCGCCAAGCCGGCGAGGGGGACGACACCCACCTGGTCCGTGACCGCGTTCGTCACCTCCACGGAGTCGCCGACCGCGTAGATGTGCGGATCGCTGGTCAGGCTGTGTTCATCGACCCGGATGGCATCACGCACGCCCAGTTCCAGGCCGGCGGCGGCGGCCAGGTCGCTCTCGGGACGGACCCCAATGGCCAACACGACCAGGTCCGCGGCGATGCGGGAACCATCGGACAGCGTCACATCCGCGGCGTCGATGGATGTTGCGCTCACTCCCAGTCGGACATCGACTCCGGCCCGCGCTAGTTCCGATTGCACGGTTCGAGCCATCTCCGGGTCCAGCGGTGACAGGACTTGATCGGCCAGGTCCACCAACGTGACAGTGACTCCGCGATGAACGAGCGCCTCGGCCATCTCCAGCCCGATGAACCCTGCCCCCAAAATCGCGGCGGTCCGTGCGCCGCCGTCGACCAAAGTCGCGATCGCGTCCACATCGGGTACCGAACGCAGCACGTGGGTGCGCGAGCGCACGGCGGCCTGATCCAGGCCTTCGATGGGGGGGACGATCGGGGCGGCGCCCGTGCTGAGTACCAGCACGTCATACGGTTCGACCTGCGTGCCGGTCGCTGATCGAACAGTGATCGTGCGGGACTCGCGATCAATACCGACTACCTCATGGCCGATCCGGACGTCCAGATTCAGCGACTCCGCCAGTGTCTGCGGAGTGTGCAGCAACAGGTCCTCGCGGCGGCTGATCTCACCGGCCACGTAGTAGGGCAGGCCACAGTTGGCGAAGGAGACATACGGGTCACGTTCGAAAACCACGATCTCCGCCGACTCGTCCAAGCGTCGGGCGCGAGCAGCGAAACTCATCCCCCCAGCCACACCACCGACGACCAGAATCCGCATGAAACCCTCCACAGCGTCCACTCGGGTGTACCCCAAGGGGTATACGGGAAACGCCGGCGGCTCAGCCGCCGGACTCGATCCGGCGCACTCGGGCGCGACCCTCGGCAGCGGGCAGCGTGCGCATCGAGGCGTCACCGCGCGCGAGCAGCGCCTCCACCCGCTCGGTCAGACGATCGTCTCGGATGATCTGCTGCAGTCGACTGCCGGGGCACGCGGTCTGATCTGAGTAGTTGCGGTGTCCCGCGATGGTGCTGGGATCAAGTCCCCAACGGTCGGCAGCCGCTGCCATGAGGCGGGCGACGGACGTCATCATCGCCGCGGGGGGCCGTTGGGTCTGGTAGTCACCCTCGCAGCAGATGAGGAGGTGGCCCGTCGGGTCGTACTCGGTTTGGGTGTCGCCCCGGAATCTCGCGTCGCGGCCTTGGTAGATGTTTCCCCGTCGGTCGATCAGATAGTGGTAGTCGATGTCCGGGTGCCCGATGGACAGATGCCATTGCTGGTGCTGACGCACTCGAGCCGGGCCGAGAGTGTTGTCCGTCAGTCGAACGCCCGAATGATGCAGGGTGATGCGCTCGAGCGAGTGGCGTCGAAGTCCGTCGCGGACAGGGCGGGCGCCCCATGCCGAGCGGCCGATCACCTCGACACCACTGGCAGCTGCAGGGGCGACGTCGGCGCGCGAGCCCCACGCGGCAGCCATGGGGCCCAACGCCGCGGCCACCAGAAACGATCGACGGTCCACGGTTCCTCCTGTCGCTCGATGATACGGGTCCGCGGAAAGGCCGGGGCGCAGGGAACGTTTGGTCATCGGTCGGCAAGCGCCTGCGTGATCAAGGTCAACGTCGGTCCGATGCGATCGTGGATGACGACATCCGCCCCGGCGTCGGCATGCGTCGGATCGCCGTTGATCACAACCAGCGGGGAGCCGCCCTGCACGGCCAAAGTGGCGAGAGAAGCTGCCGGTTGCACCGTTAACGTCGACCCGATCGCGAAGGCGATGTCACAGGCCATCGCCGCCTCCTGGGCGGCAGTCCAGGTCTGGATGGGGAGTGCCTGACCGAAAGCGACCGTCCCGGTCTTGAGTATCCCGCCGCAGTCCTCACAGGTGGGGTCCGGATCGCCGGACTCCACCCGGGCGAACACCTCCGAGATCGGCCGGCGATCGTCGCAGTCCAGGCACATCGACTCCCAATACGAGCCGTGCAGTTCCAGGACCTCAGAGCTGCCGGCACGCTGCTGCAGGCCGTCGATGTTCTGGGTCGCCACCGTCACCCGCCGCTTGCCCTCCCAGGCCGCGATAGAGCCGTGTCCGGCGTTCGGTCGGGAGGTGCGGATCTCACTGGCCATCCGCATCCGCCACGCATCACTGCGCAGCTGCGCATCCGCCCGGTAGGCGTCAAGGTCGAACATTCGTTGTGCCTGTGGGTTGCGGGTCCACAGTCCGTCTGGACCCCGGAAGTCCGGGATGCCTGACTCGGTTCCCATCCCTGCCCCAGCCAGGACAAAGACATGAGCAGCGTCGGACAGCAGCTGCGCGGCGGCGTGCACAGGCGCTGGATCGGCCATCACGCGAGCCTCGAGAGGGTCGCCGTGGCAGAGGTCGAGTCGGTCACCCTGCGAGGGTACGGTCAAGCCATGACCCGGTGGGACGAACTCTTGGCTGCGATGCCGGTGGCGATCGACGGTGGCCTGGCATCCGAGCTGGAGGCTCGCGGCCACGATCTCACGGGTACTTTGTGGTCTGCGCGGCTGCTTGCCGACGACCCCCAGGCGATCGTGGACGTCCACCGCGCCTACTTCGCCGCCGGAGCCACCGTGGGTGTGTCCGCTTCGTATCAGGCGTCCCGGGCCGGTTTCGTCCGGCACGGGCGCAGTGAGGAGCAGGCCGACGAACTGCTCGCGCTGTCGGTCGATCTGGTGCGGCGGGGACGGGAACTGGCCCGCGGGGATGGCGCCGACCAGCCCATGCTGGTGGCTGCGTCGGTCGGGCCCTACGGCGCCACTTTGCATGACGGATCGGAGTACCGCGGGAACTATGGGGTGCCACATGAGGACCTCGTGGCATTCCATTCCGAACGCATCGCGGTGCTCGTGGCAGCGGAGCCGGATCTGCTCGCAGTCGAGACTGTCCCCGACATCGACGAGGCCCGCGCGATCGTCGCGGCACTCGATGCCGCGGGTGGCGGGCTGCCCACTTGGCTGTCGTTCTCGTGCGCTGACAGTGCCACCACGTGTGCCGGTCAACCGATCGAGCGGGCGGCCGAACTGGTCGCGGAGGCGGATTCAGTGGCCGCGATAGGCGTCAACTGCACTGCCCCCGAACACATCGAGGAGTTGATCGGCCGTATCCGCAGGACCGCTGCGGATCTGCCCGTCGTCGTGTATCCCAACGCCGGTCGAGTCTGGGACGGTCAGGCCTCCGTCTGGCGCGGTGAGGGCGCGGACGTGTTCCCGCCAGAGGCGATCCAGGACTGGCTCGCTGCCGGCGCTGCGCTGGTCGGTGGCTGCTGCGGGCTGGGCCCGGATGCAATCAGAGGCGTGGTTGACGTGGTCCGATGAACTTCGGGAACTCGTGCCGGCTGCTCGAGACGCTCGTGGGTCGGCTCGTCGAGCGACATGTGGCGTCCGCCCGGTTGCCCTTCTTGCGGGTCGGCAGGTCCCCCGACGACAGGTAGCGAGTGATCCAGTTGCGGGTGCAGGAGTTGCCCAGACTGTCGGCGTGTGTGGCGCCGCCCTTGATCTCCACCAGGGCCGAGCGGGGGAACAGCCGGCGCACCGTCAAACTGCCGCTGAACGGAGTGGCCCCGTCATGCGTGCCGCTGACCAGAAGGATGGGCGGCACGGCTGTGCCATCGACGTCCACCCGCGGGCCAGGGCTGGCGGGCCAGGTGCGGCAGGGGGCGTTGAACCACGCGTTCATCCACGCGACCTGGGGAGCCTTCTGATAGGTGGCCCAGTTGTCCCGAGACCAGGTGGACCACGCAGTCGGCCATGGAGCATCGGTGCACTGAACGGCCAAGTAGACGGCGAACCCGTTGTCATCGCCGAAACCGACAGTGCCCTTGTACGCCTGGACGAGGGCACCACCGTTCTTGCGTCGGGCGTAGTTCGAGAACAGAGATGCCATCGGCGACCAGAACGATTCGGAATAGGTCACCTGGTTGAAGATGTCGGTCCACTCCGACGGTCCGACCTTGCCCTTGGCCGGCTTGTCATCCAAGGCGTTCTCGATCTGTAGGTATCGCTTCGTGACGGCCTTGCGGGTCTTGCCCAGTCGGTACGTGTTGTGTTTGTCCGCGATCCAACTGAACCACTTGTTCAGGACCTTCTGCATGGCGATGTCCTGGTCGAGGTTGACCTGGTAGAACACGCCCTCGGGATCGACGTTGGAGTCGAAGATCATCCGGTCGACCCGCTCGGGGTGCTGTGTCGCGTAGACCTGACCCAGGTAGGTGCCGTACGAGAAGCCGAAGTAGTTGATGGTCTCCACTCCGAGTGCCATCCGGATGGACTCCATGTCCGCCACCGAGTCGGTGGTGCGGATGTGGTCGAGGATGGCACCGTTGCGGCGGCAGTCGTCGGCGTAGTTCTCCGAGCGGCGCAACCACTTGTCCAGAATCCGTTGGGGTCGTGGGAAGTAGTTCGGGCGATCGAAGCCGAAGTAGTCGCTGTCGCAGGTCACCCGGGGCCGACTGGCCCCGACGCCGCGAGGATCGAACCCGATCCAGTCGTAGCGGCGGCTCACCCGGCTGGGCAGGGACTCGTTCACCAGCGACATCGTCAGTCCCGCGCCGCCCGGTCCCCCGGGGTTCAGCAGCATGACACCGCGGTAGTCCGCCTCCGAGGACGTGTGTCGAATTCGCGACAGTGCCAGGCTCACGGTGGGGCCACTCGGATCGGTCCGGTCCATCGGGACGCGCAGAGTGGCGCACCTCGCACCGCTGAGCGACAGTGCGCGATTACGACACCTCCCCCAGTCGAGGCTGTCTGTGGCGGAGACGGTGGTGGTAGTGGTGGCGGTCGGCTCCGCCGGTGCGGTTTCGGCTGCCGACGCCACCGCAGCGGTGACCGGGAGGGACAGAGCGAGACAGGTGACCAGAATCACGGGTGTGCGGAGAGTGGGCAACGGGGCCTCCTTGTGAGCCTCCACTGTACTGACGCCGCCCGCCTGTGATCGGTTCCCGGTCAACGGGCTTCCGCGGGCCGTCTTTGCCACAGTGGTGCGGCACGGGAGTGGTGCGGCACGGGCCGAACGAACCGAAGCGGCCGAACTGGCCGAAGTCCGGCAGGACGTCAGGGGAGGATCATGGCTGAGATCGAGATCGCCGCGTCCCTTCCGCGGCCGGTCGCCTACGTCCTGGCCGGTGGTGCCGCCTTCGGCTCCACCCAGGTGGGTCACATCCGTGCCCTGGCCAAGACAGACCTCACGCCGGATCTCATCGTGGGCACCTCCGTTGGGTCGCTGAACGGTGCGATTGTGGCCGACGATCCCGAGGCGGCACCGGCGCGACTGGCTGAGCTGTGGCAGACCGTCACGCGGCAGGAGATCTTCGGGACGACGGTGGCCAAGGCCATGAACCTGGCCACCGGCAAGCCGTCGGTGGTCGGCAACGACGGGTTGCGGGAGTTCATTGAGCGGGCCCTTCCTGCCCGCGACTTCTCCGACCTGGCCGTCCCGCACACGGCCATGGCCACCGACTTCGACACGGGCCGGGCCGTCGCGCTGGACGAGGGGGATCTCGTAACCGCTCTGCTCGCCAGTGCGGCTATCCCACTTGTCTTCCCGGAGGTGGAACGAAACGGTCGTCGACTCGTCGATGGTGGTCTGGTCGCCAACGTCCCGATCGGCGTGGCGGCGGGTCTTGGGGCGCGGACCATCGTGGTCCTCGACTGCGGGTTCACACTGATGCCTCCCCAGCGAGAAGACACCTACGGCGGTCGCATGTTGCGGACCGCGGCGATCATGGCCGCCCAACAGGTTCGTCGTGACCTCGAAAGGGTCACCGACCGCACAGTGTTGTATTTGCCGGGACCGTGGCCGATGCGCATGAAACCGGATGACTTCAGTACCGCCACCGAGGTCGCCGCCAAGACGTACGGAATGACCATGGCATGGCTCCACGCGCTGGAGCCACGCGGGCCGGGACGATATGGTTCCGCGCCGACCGACGCGCTCGCGAAGCCCGATCCCCTGCCTCGCCCCGCCAAGGCGGGTGCCGACTCGGATCATTGAACGCCAGGTGAACATCTGGCATACGAGCCACCGGAACGCGACATTCTGGGCGTAGCGTGCGCCGCAGCCGGTCGGGAAGTGCCTACGCTCGCGCTTGTGTCTGACGACTTGGACAAATCGCACAAGGCTTGGCGCCGCGCCGAAGCGGCCTACACGGAAGCGGCCGCGCCGTACATCGCCGGATCGCACAAGCTCACCAAGAAAGCCGCCATCGAACTGTCCGAGTTGAGGAGCAAGGCCGACGCGCGAATGCAGCGCTACTTCAAACGCGCTTTGTGAGAGGCCTCGCTCGGTAGGGGACACTGCTGGCATGACCACCGTGCTTTACAGCACCCAAGCGCCTACCGGCGCCGCAAGGCTCTCGAGCCTCGGAGCGCCCACCGGCACCGCAGGATCCGACACGCCAGGACCCATCGCGACCCTGCAGTTGGACAACCCGCGGCATCTCAATGCGCTGAGCAGGCAGCTCACGGGAGACCTCGTCGAGGCGCTCCACCGAGCCAAACGGGATAGGTGCCGGGTGGTCGTCCTGCGGGCCGCGCCAGGAGTGACGACCTGGTCAGCCGGCCACGACGTGAATGAATTGCCCGGCGACGGCCAGGATCCGTTGCTGTGGAACAGTCCCCTGGAGAAACTCCTGCGCGCGGTTCGCTCCGCCCCCTTCCCCGTCATCGCGGCTGTGGAAGGCGGGGTCTGGGGCGGCGCCTGCGACCTGGTCTCGGCGTGTGACATGGTGGTGGCCACGCCGGGAGCGACCTTCGCGATCACACCGGCCAAGTTGGGGGTGCCGTACAACGCGGCCGGGGTTTCCCATTTCCTGGGTGTCCTTCCGCTGCATGTCGTCAAGGAGATGTTCTTCACCGCGCAGCCGATCTCGGCGCAGCGCGCTGAGCAGTACGGTCTGGTCAACCGCATCGCCGACCCGGCTCACACTTTGGCTGAGGTGACCACCGACCTCGCGGCACAGGTCGCGCGGACGGCACCGCTGGTCGTGCAGGCAATCAAGGCCGAGATCGCGGCGCTGACCGACGCCTCTCCCATCACGCCTGAGGTCTTCGAGCGCCTGACCGCCCTACGCCGGGCAGCGTGGTCCAGTGCTGACTACGCGGAAGGGCTCGCGTCGTTCCACGAGCGGCGTCCCGCCCACTTCACCGGGAAGTAGCGATGGCCGCTGACGTCTCCGAGATCCCCGAGCAACTGCGACCAGATCGCGACGAACTCGGCCTGGTCAGCGACTTTCCCGAGCTGCAGCGGCGCATCGAACGCGCGTGGGGTCTGTTCGAATCCATGGCCTCCGACATCGACCTCCAGCGCCCGACACGCTCCCGTGGTCGGCGGGCGCGGGAGTTGCTTATCCCCCTCGGAGCGTGGTCGGATGCCCGGGGTATCCGCGAGATGATCGCCGATGCCAAGACAGGCGCTCCGGCCACGGAGTCGGAATCGCAAGCCTCGCAGCGTCTGCGTGCCTCCCACGCCGACGCGTCCGACACGGAGATCCGCGACGCGTTCCGCACCGCGGCGGATCACGTCCGCCAGTGGGCGGCCAGTGAAGCCGCTGCTGGCGAGTCCCGGCTGGTCGGTCCATCTCCGCTGGGGCCGGTACCGATCGGAACGATGATCCATGCCGCCTCTTTCCAACTCGCGGTCATCGCGAGGGACCTGCGACCCGCGGGAGCACCGGACCTCCCCGAACTCGATGCCTTGGGGGTAGTGGCGCTGGTGGACAGTTCCGGTGCTGTCGCGGCACGTTTGGACGCCACTGCCTCCATCGCGGCCGTCAGCCCCGAGGTGGCTGCCGGCACCGGGACCGCGCCGCGGCGATGGCGCACGGTGGTCACCGACAGCGAACACGAACAACAACAATTGGGTCCGGCCGTCCTCGGGCCCTCCGGCCTGCTTGTGGACATCGCGGCGGGTCGGATCGACCTCGTCGAACTCGCCCGTCGACTGCGCGTGCGTGACGGTCGCGGACTCGTCGCGATGTCGGTGGTCCTCGACGGCATCCCCGACCTACCCGCCGCGGCGATGCTGCGCCGGGCAGGGGGAGTCCTGCGTCTGGGTGGACTACGCCGCTGACTGCCGTCGCGACTGCGCCTTGCCATCGCACCCCGCTGGTGACGCTCGCTACTCCGAGGATCGTGAGCGCCGGTGGGCCACGACGACCGCATCGACCGAGTCGCCCCGGGTCCGGGTCTCGGCAACCTCCACGTGGGCGTCGGGCCCCAGCTCCGCGAGAATCTCTGCCACCGGGTAGCGCACTTCCGCAGGGGGCGGCCCGGGATGGCTGGCATCGTGGCCGACCAGGAGAAGTGTTCGCCCCGTCGCCGCCCAGGCGGCCCGGTGCACGGCGCGACGTACCGCCGGCTCGGCGTGGAAGAACTGGACCGACACCAGGTCGAAGCGTTCCTCCGGCGTCCACTCGGTCAGGTCGGCGCGCACCCAGTGAACCGGGACACCCGCCTGCTCGGCCTGCTCGGCGGCGTGAG
This portion of the Candidatus Nanopelagicales bacterium genome encodes:
- a CDS encoding class I SAM-dependent methyltransferase, with the translated sequence MTQEMWDERYSAPQRVWSGNPNPWLVAVAADMEPGTALDVGCGEGADAIWLAERGWDVTGIDFSAAGLAHAAEQAEQAGVPVHWVRADLTEWTPEERFDLVSVQFFHAEPAVRRAVHRAAWAATGRTLLLVGHDASHPGPPPAEVRYPVAEILAELGPDAHVEVAETRTRGDSVDAVVVAHRRSRSSE
- a CDS encoding patatin-like phospholipase family protein gives rise to the protein MAEIEIAASLPRPVAYVLAGGAAFGSTQVGHIRALAKTDLTPDLIVGTSVGSLNGAIVADDPEAAPARLAELWQTVTRQEIFGTTVAKAMNLATGKPSVVGNDGLREFIERALPARDFSDLAVPHTAMATDFDTGRAVALDEGDLVTALLASAAIPLVFPEVERNGRRLVDGGLVANVPIGVAAGLGARTIVVLDCGFTLMPPQREDTYGGRMLRTAAIMAAQQVRRDLERVTDRTVLYLPGPWPMRMKPDDFSTATEVAAKTYGMTMAWLHALEPRGPGRYGSAPTDALAKPDPLPRPAKAGADSDH
- a CDS encoding Sir2 family NAD-dependent protein deacetylase codes for the protein MADPAPVHAAAQLLSDAAHVFVLAGAGMGTESGIPDFRGPDGLWTRNPQAQRMFDLDAYRADAQLRSDAWRMRMASEIRTSRPNAGHGSIAAWEGKRRVTVATQNIDGLQQRAGSSEVLELHGSYWESMCLDCDDRRPISEVFARVESGDPDPTCEDCGGILKTGTVAFGQALPIQTWTAAQEAAMACDIAFAIGSTLTVQPAASLATLAVQGGSPLVVINGDPTHADAGADVVIHDRIGPTLTLITQALADR
- the mmuM gene encoding homocysteine S-methyltransferase, coding for MTRWDELLAAMPVAIDGGLASELEARGHDLTGTLWSARLLADDPQAIVDVHRAYFAAGATVGVSASYQASRAGFVRHGRSEEQADELLALSVDLVRRGRELARGDGADQPMLVAASVGPYGATLHDGSEYRGNYGVPHEDLVAFHSERIAVLVAAEPDLLAVETVPDIDEARAIVAALDAAGGGLPTWLSFSCADSATTCAGQPIERAAELVAEADSVAAIGVNCTAPEHIEELIGRIRRTAADLPVVVYPNAGRVWDGQASVWRGEGADVFPPEAIQDWLAAGAALVGGCCGLGPDAIRGVVDVVR
- a CDS encoding alpha/beta fold hydrolase; this encodes MPTLRTPVILVTCLALSLPVTAAVASAAETAPAEPTATTTTTVSATDSLDWGRCRNRALSLSGARCATLRVPMDRTDPSGPTVSLALSRIRHTSSEADYRGVMLLNPGGPGGAGLTMSLVNESLPSRVSRRYDWIGFDPRGVGASRPRVTCDSDYFGFDRPNYFPRPQRILDKWLRRSENYADDCRRNGAILDHIRTTDSVADMESIRMALGVETINYFGFSYGTYLGQVYATQHPERVDRMIFDSNVDPEGVFYQVNLDQDIAMQKVLNKWFSWIADKHNTYRLGKTRKAVTKRYLQIENALDDKPAKGKVGPSEWTDIFNQVTYSESFWSPMASLFSNYARRKNGGALVQAYKGTVGFGDDNGFAVYLAVQCTDAPWPTAWSTWSRDNWATYQKAPQVAWMNAWFNAPCRTWPASPGPRVDVDGTAVPPILLVSGTHDGATPFSGSLTVRRLFPRSALVEIKGGATHADSLGNSCTRNWITRYLSSGDLPTRKKGNRADATCRSTSRPTSVSSSRHEFPKFIGPRQPRL
- the scpB gene encoding methylmalonyl-CoA decarboxylase, producing the protein MTTVLYSTQAPTGAARLSSLGAPTGTAGSDTPGPIATLQLDNPRHLNALSRQLTGDLVEALHRAKRDRCRVVVLRAAPGVTTWSAGHDVNELPGDGQDPLLWNSPLEKLLRAVRSAPFPVIAAVEGGVWGGACDLVSACDMVVATPGATFAITPAKLGVPYNAAGVSHFLGVLPLHVVKEMFFTAQPISAQRAEQYGLVNRIADPAHTLAEVTTDLAAQVARTAPLVVQAIKAEIAALTDASPITPEVFERLTALRRAAWSSADYAEGLASFHERRPAHFTGK
- a CDS encoding peptidoglycan recognition family protein; this translates as MDRRSFLVAAALGPMAAAWGSRADVAPAAASGVEVIGRSAWGARPVRDGLRRHSLERITLHHSGVRLTDNTLGPARVRQHQQWHLSIGHPDIDYHYLIDRRGNIYQGRDARFRGDTQTEYDPTGHLLICCEGDYQTQRPPAAMMTSVARLMAAAADRWGLDPSTIAGHRNYSDQTACPGSRLQQIIRDDRLTERVEALLARGDASMRTLPAAEGRARVRRIESGG
- a CDS encoding FAD-dependent oxidoreductase, producing MRILVVGGVAGGMSFAARARRLDESAEIVVFERDPYVSFANCGLPYYVAGEISRREDLLLHTPQTLAESLNLDVRIGHEVVGIDRESRTITVRSATGTQVEPYDVLVLSTGAAPIVPPIEGLDQAAVRSRTHVLRSVPDVDAIATLVDGGARTAAILGAGFIGLEMAEALVHRGVTVTLVDLADQVLSPLDPEMARTVQSELARAGVDVRLGVSATSIDAADVTLSDGSRIAADLVVLAIGVRPESDLAAAAGLELGVRDAIRVDEHSLTSDPHIYAVGDSVEVTNAVTDQVGVVPLAGLANRQGRAAADHLFGRQDHRPPALGTAIVRVFTVTAATTGASEKVLTAQGVPHHKVYLHPNDHAGYYPGASAIHFKLLFSPDGRVLGAQGVGRSGVDKRIDVIATAIRAGMNVDDLAELELAYAPPFGSAKDPINMAGFMAQNLLRGDVTFWYGEDLPMLPPASVLLDVRTPREHARSALADSINIPHTELRERLDEIPTGRPVYAYCASGFRSYLAARVLTQRGFEAATLAGGMATMKAWLKIERESAE